One Rickettsiales bacterium DNA segment encodes these proteins:
- a CDS encoding class II glutamine amidotransferase: MKNFLLALSIDCPATPIVNFKTETGFDKDGKRLSGCGFAWYPEDKNACVLLKDAGSFAETGRPKVIDEWRRFRSSTFLFNFYGASYDATLQNTQPYVNKLGGKEICWLHQGTLDIYALREIYNKNKKNIFQPLGTTDSELVFDIILNKCYKKNIDSIKDIGWENLYKWLKDFNEFGSANIIFSDGQYMVAFHGKNTPEKLYWKRRIPHNATHGLASSDNDIDFDFTNGIDRIRTHIIIASEKMSDNPNWKELEESQMIVCSHGSVIWNSNEISMKNKNNQNQKQVYLPQQELQLSANTNSPPNSLFESNGQFKNFVENNCVPTSREFDYYISNNLLHHNARMMQVTHETTYTYDSPIERSEHVFRLIPMYNRFQQVLEYSLDVDVPAERMIYRDVFNNDIVHMTIEKPYSEIKIVSKSKVLISRIDPDDFSHPLRKVSIPYAWMPGQRQMMQAYLMPQELPETQLRELTDFAMSFVRRNDYNLYETLKDINRTIYKDFKYQVGATELNTNAFEVYVLRKGVCQDFANLLICLARLLSIPARYRMGYIYTGADYANKIQSEATHAWAELYIPYVGWRGFDPTNGKQVDQDYIRVACGRNYLDATPTTGTIYKGGGKETLKVNVKTEIVSE, encoded by the coding sequence ATGAAAAATTTTTTATTAGCGTTATCAATTGATTGTCCTGCAACTCCAATAGTTAATTTCAAAACTGAAACGGGCTTTGACAAAGATGGTAAAAGGCTTTCAGGGTGCGGTTTTGCTTGGTATCCAGAAGATAAGAATGCTTGCGTTTTACTTAAAGATGCAGGTTCATTTGCTGAAACTGGTCGCCCAAAAGTGATTGATGAATGGCGAAGATTTCGTTCTTCAACATTCCTTTTTAATTTTTATGGAGCATCTTATGATGCAACCCTTCAAAACACTCAGCCTTATGTAAACAAGCTAGGTGGTAAGGAAATTTGCTGGCTTCACCAAGGAACACTTGATATTTACGCCCTTAGAGAAATTTATAATAAGAATAAGAAAAATATTTTTCAGCCTTTAGGAACTACGGATTCTGAGTTGGTTTTTGATATAATCCTCAATAAATGTTATAAAAAAAATATTGATTCAATCAAAGATATAGGTTGGGAAAATTTATATAAATGGCTGAAAGACTTCAATGAATTTGGTTCTGCAAATATAATTTTTTCTGATGGGCAATATATGGTGGCTTTTCATGGTAAAAACACGCCAGAAAAACTTTATTGGAAAAGAAGAATCCCGCATAATGCAACCCATGGTTTAGCTTCATCTGATAATGATATAGATTTTGATTTTACAAATGGAATAGATAGAATTAGAACTCATATAATTATCGCATCTGAAAAGATGTCTGATAACCCTAACTGGAAAGAGCTTGAAGAATCGCAGATGATAGTATGCTCTCATGGTTCTGTGATATGGAATTCTAATGAAATAAGTATGAAAAATAAAAATAATCAAAACCAAAAACAAGTATATCTTCCGCAACAAGAATTACAGCTTAGTGCAAACACAAATAGCCCTCCAAACAGCTTGTTTGAGAGTAATGGACAATTTAAGAATTTTGTTGAAAATAATTGCGTTCCAACTTCTCGTGAGTTTGATTATTACATCAGCAACAACCTCTTGCATCATAACGCAAGAATGATGCAAGTTACGCATGAAACCACCTATACATATGATTCACCAATTGAGAGAAGTGAGCATGTTTTCAGGTTAATACCAATGTATAATCGGTTTCAGCAGGTTTTGGAATACTCACTTGATGTTGATGTTCCTGCGGAAAGAATGATTTATAGAGATGTTTTCAATAATGATATTGTTCACATGACTATTGAAAAACCATACTCTGAAATAAAAATAGTTAGTAAAAGTAAGGTTTTAATTAGCAGAATTGATCCTGATGATTTTTCTCACCCACTTAGAAAAGTTTCAATTCCATATGCTTGGATGCCAGGGCAAAGGCAGATGATGCAAGCTTATCTTATGCCTCAAGAACTCCCTGAAACGCAACTGCGTGAACTCACTGATTTTGCTATGAGTTTTGTTAGAAGAAATGATTATAATCTTTATGAAACTCTAAAAGATATAAACCGCACTATATATAAAGATTTCAAATATCAAGTTGGTGCAACTGAGTTAAACACTAATGCTTTTGAAGTTTATGTTCTTCGTAAAGGTGTTTGTCAAGATTTTGCAAATTTACTCATTTGCTTGGCTCGCTTACTTAGCATTCCAGCTCGTTATAGAATGGGCTACATTTATACAGGTGCAGATTATGCTAATAAAATCCAATCTGAGGCAACGCACGCTTGGGCAGAGCTTTATATACCTTATGTTGGCTGGCGAGGTTTTGACCCTACAAACGGAAAACAAGTTGACCAAGATTACATAAGGGTTGCTTGTGGCAGAAACTATCTTGATGCCACCCCTACAACTGGCACAATCTATAAAGGTGGCGGAAAAGAAACCCTAAAAGTAAATGTCAAAACAGAAATTGTTAGTGA
- the infB gene encoding translation initiation factor IF-2 → MTDNTSNNNKTLSLSLGKKLEVSSVKQSISRSKSKSVMVEVKKSRSFKIDKNEDFLTNDDSNLTEHERKARLEAIKFAEERRKAQQENHHVGKVGIEIAIQRNNDEEVLTAPVKKEDPKKSSPIPNPTPLGGKRVHSLETNEIRNLDALSPKQKEERAKQQQEKNVFSGNPFETNALGLPKKKPTGKITKEDLDSEIEERKKTSAGKPKFGDDNFDDKKLKKLTISQAVDFDGEERVRSIAAYKRKKQKQKMKLVSQTEQVFQAKEIIIPEFISIQDLSNRMAVRVQEVIKELMKLGMIKRAVDEIDADTAELLVTEFKHIPKRVLASDIENSLQEEIVNEADLESRPPVVTIMGHVDHGKTSLLDTIRKADVVSGEAGGITQHIGAYQVTTKNGEKISFIDTPGHAAFTAMRARGANVTDIVILVVAADDGVMPQTIEAINHAKVANVPIIVAVNKIDKPDANARRVKEELLNYDVIVEEYGGEVQAVEISAKQKINIDGLLDAILVQAEMLNLKASKKQKPRGTVIESKIDKGRGVVATLLVQKGTLKKGDLIIAGTAFGKIKTIVDENGNNLETAEPSKPVEVLGFDEVPQAGEVFSIADNEKIARDVVEYRKKLQIIEKQKLTNASSGGIESLFKMAKDGNKELNVIIKGDVHGSVEAIVSSIGKIVSEEVKIKVVHQAAGAISESDIQLASAVKAVIMGFNVRAEANAKALAEREKIEVRYYNIIYNLLDDIKGLVSGLLSPVIREQFLGNAEILQVFKMSKYGKVAGCRIKEGLVKRGAGVRLIRDNVVIHEGKLKTLKRFKDEVAEVKEGFECGMAFENYEDIREGDIIEAFEVVKEQRVFEG, encoded by the coding sequence ATGACAGATAATACATCAAATAACAATAAAACATTATCACTTTCACTCGGTAAAAAGCTGGAAGTTAGCTCAGTAAAGCAATCTATCTCTAGAAGTAAAAGTAAATCTGTGATGGTTGAGGTTAAAAAATCTCGTTCTTTCAAAATTGATAAAAATGAAGATTTTCTTACCAATGATGATTCTAACTTAACGGAACATGAAAGAAAGGCTCGCTTAGAAGCTATTAAATTCGCTGAAGAAAGAAGAAAAGCCCAACAAGAAAATCATCATGTTGGTAAAGTTGGAATTGAAATTGCCATTCAAAGAAATAATGACGAAGAAGTTTTAACTGCTCCTGTAAAAAAGGAAGATCCTAAAAAATCTTCTCCCATTCCAAACCCAACACCACTTGGCGGAAAGAGAGTTCACTCTCTAGAAACTAATGAAATTAGAAACTTAGATGCATTATCTCCAAAACAAAAAGAAGAAAGGGCAAAACAACAGCAAGAAAAAAATGTTTTCTCTGGAAACCCTTTTGAAACTAACGCTCTTGGGCTTCCTAAGAAAAAACCTACTGGAAAGATAACTAAAGAAGACTTAGATAGCGAAATTGAAGAGAGGAAAAAAACTTCAGCTGGAAAGCCAAAATTTGGAGATGATAATTTTGATGATAAAAAACTAAAAAAACTTACTATTTCTCAAGCGGTTGATTTTGATGGTGAGGAGAGGGTTAGATCAATTGCAGCTTACAAGCGTAAAAAGCAAAAACAGAAAATGAAGCTTGTAAGTCAAACTGAGCAAGTTTTCCAAGCAAAAGAAATTATAATCCCTGAATTTATTTCAATTCAAGATTTATCAAATAGAATGGCAGTTCGCGTTCAAGAAGTAATAAAAGAGCTGATGAAACTTGGTATGATTAAGCGTGCTGTTGATGAAATTGATGCTGATACCGCTGAGCTTCTAGTTACTGAATTTAAGCACATTCCAAAAAGAGTTTTAGCTTCTGACATAGAAAATTCTCTACAAGAAGAAATTGTGAATGAGGCAGATTTAGAATCACGCCCACCAGTTGTTACCATTATGGGGCATGTGGATCACGGCAAAACTTCTCTACTTGATACAATCAGAAAAGCTGATGTTGTAAGTGGTGAAGCTGGCGGAATTACTCAACATATCGGTGCTTATCAAGTAACTACTAAAAATGGTGAAAAAATTTCTTTCATTGATACGCCAGGTCACGCGGCGTTCACTGCAATGCGTGCAAGGGGTGCGAATGTTACTGATATTGTTATTCTAGTTGTTGCGGCTGATGATGGCGTTATGCCTCAAACTATTGAGGCAATTAATCACGCAAAAGTTGCGAATGTTCCAATTATCGTTGCAGTAAATAAAATTGATAAACCTGATGCTAACGCAAGAAGAGTAAAAGAGGAGCTTCTTAATTATGATGTAATCGTTGAAGAATATGGCGGTGAAGTTCAAGCAGTTGAAATTTCTGCAAAGCAAAAAATAAATATTGATGGCTTGCTTGATGCTATTTTAGTTCAAGCAGAAATGCTTAATCTTAAGGCAAGCAAAAAACAAAAACCTCGTGGAACAGTTATTGAATCTAAGATTGATAAGGGCAGGGGGGTTGTTGCAACTTTACTTGTTCAAAAAGGAACTCTTAAAAAAGGTGATTTGATAATTGCTGGCACTGCTTTTGGTAAAATCAAAACTATCGTTGATGAAAATGGTAATAACCTAGAAACAGCAGAGCCTTCCAAGCCGGTTGAAGTTTTAGGTTTTGACGAAGTGCCTCAAGCTGGCGAAGTTTTCTCAATTGCGGATAATGAAAAAATCGCAAGAGATGTTGTTGAGTATCGTAAAAAACTTCAAATTATTGAAAAACAAAAACTAACTAACGCATCTTCTGGTGGCATTGAAAGCCTATTCAAAATGGCTAAAGATGGCAATAAAGAACTCAATGTAATTATTAAAGGTGATGTTCACGGCTCAGTTGAAGCAATCGTTAGCTCAATTGGCAAAATAGTTAGTGAGGAAGTTAAAATTAAGGTTGTTCATCAAGCAGCTGGTGCAATTAGTGAATCTGACATTCAATTAGCATCAGCCGTCAAAGCCGTTATTATGGGCTTTAATGTGCGTGCTGAGGCGAATGCAAAAGCTCTAGCTGAAAGAGAAAAAATTGAAGTTAGATATTATAATATTATTTATAACTTACTTGATGATATTAAAGGCTTAGTTTCAGGGCTTCTTTCCCCTGTTATTAGGGAACAATTTTTGGGTAATGCAGAAATTCTGCAAGTGTTCAAAATGTCCAAATATGGTAAGGTTGCAGGCTGTAGAATTAAGGAAGGGCTGGTAAAGCGTGGTGCAGGTGTTCGCTTAATTCGTGATAATGTGGTGATTCATGAAGGCAAGCTCAAAACTCTCAAACGCTTCAAAGATGAGGTTGCAGAAGTTAAAGAAGGTTTTGAATGCGGAATGGCTTTTGAAAATTATGAAGATATTAGAGAAGGTGATATAATTGAGGCCTTTGAAGTTGTTAAAGAGCAAAGGGTATTTGAAGGCTAA
- a CDS encoding ribosome-binding factor A translates to MKNFSTRQLKVGQEIKSILSNFFMRGDVYDPNTFKAINITISEVQVTPDLNYADVYFIPLGGVESKNTSEILQSIASKLKWQIGKQMNIRTIPNLVFKIDKSFDVAQRIEELTKS, encoded by the coding sequence ATGAAAAATTTTTCCACTAGGCAGTTAAAAGTTGGTCAGGAAATCAAATCCATATTAAGTAATTTTTTTATGCGAGGAGATGTTTATGATCCCAATACTTTTAAGGCAATAAACATCACAATTTCAGAAGTGCAAGTTACTCCAGATTTGAACTATGCCGATGTTTATTTTATTCCACTTGGTGGCGTAGAATCAAAAAATACATCTGAAATTCTGCAATCTATTGCAAGCAAACTCAAATGGCAGATTGGCAAACAAATGAATATAAGAACAATTCCAAATCTAGTTTTCAAAATTGATAAATCTTTTGATGTCGCACAAAGAATTGAAGAGCTGACGAAGAGTTAA